Proteins encoded in a region of the Panthera uncia isolate 11264 chromosome B2 unlocalized genomic scaffold, Puncia_PCG_1.0 HiC_scaffold_24, whole genome shotgun sequence genome:
- the SRSF3 gene encoding serine/arginine-rich splicing factor 3 produces the protein MHRDSCPLDCKVYVGNLGNNGNKTELERAFGYYGPLRSVWVARNPPGFAFVEFEDPRDAADAVRELDGRTLCGCRVRVELSNGEKRSRNRGPPPSWGRRPRDDYRRRSPPPRRRSPRRRSFSRSRSRSLSRDRRRERSLSRERNHKPSRSFSRSRSRSRSNERK, from the exons atgcATCGTGATTCCTGTCCACTGGACTGTAAAGTTTATGTAGGTAATCTTGGAAACAATGGTAACAAGACTGAATTGGAACGAGCTTTTGGCTATTATGGACCACTCCGAAGTGTGTGGGTTGCTAGAAACCCTCCCGGCTttgcttttgttgaatttgaagATCCCCGAGATGCAGCTGATGCTGTTCGAGAGCTAGATGGGAG AACACTATGTGGCTGCCGAGTAAGAGTGGAACTCTCGAATGGTGAAAAGAGAAGTAGAAATCGTGGCCCACCTCCTTCTTGGGGTCGTCGCCCTCGAGATGATTATCGGAGAAGGAGTCCTCCACCTCGTCGCAG ATCTCCAAGACGGAGAAGCTTCTCCCGCAGCCGGAGCAG GTCCCTTTCTAGAgataggaggagagagagatcacTGTCTCGGGAGAGAAATCACAAGCCGTCCCGATCCTTTTCTAGGTCTCGTAG CCGATCTAGgtcaaatgaaaggaaatag